TAGTCCGCCTGCTCCACCATCTCCTCCCACGTGACCTGACGGACGCGGCCGGCGAGGTCGCCGAGCTCCTCGTCCGAGACCTCGCGGTGGGCGGGCGGGCGCGGGGCGAAGACCACCTCCATGCCGAAGGCCAGCGCCCGCTCGGCCACGGCACGGCCGATCCGCCCGAACCCGGCCACGCCCAGGACGGCGCCCCGGACGTCCTTGCCCACCAACAGGTCCCAGGACCAGCCCTCGAACCGGCCCTCGCGCATCATCCGCTCGCCCTCCACGGCACGGCGGGCCACGCCGAGCAGCAGGAGCATCGCGATGTCCGCGGTGGCGTCCGTCAGCACGTCCGGGGTGTTGCCCACGGCGATGCCGGCCCGCGTGGCCGCCTCCACGTCCACGTTGTTGTAACCGACGGCGTAGTTCGCGATGCCCCGGATCCTCGCGCCGGCGAGCACCTCGGCGGTGAACTTCTGGTCCAGCGCGGAGACGACGACGTCGTAGTCGCCCGAGGCCACGAGGTCCGCGAGCGCGTCGCCGCCGCCGACGTCCTCGCCGCTCACCACCTCGCCGGCCCGGCGGAGCAGCTCCATGCCGTTCTCGGCGATGGGGGTCATCATCAGGAAGCGGGGCACGGTGCGGTCCTCTCGGTCGGGGGTGGATCGGTCCTCGGTGATCAACGTAACCCCCCTGGGCGGCATCGGATCGGAGGGGAGAGGAGTATGGTTGACCAAAATCAACCGTTGATGAGAGTCAACCACTGGCTCCGGTCGACGACCAGCGTGTGGCCGCCACCGCGCCCGCCCCTCCTGCACCCGAGGACACCATGCCGCCCCCCGCCCCCGCCGCGCCCGCCGCGGCCCTCTCACTCGACTGGGCCGAGGCCGACGCCGCCCGGCACCGCGCCGTGCTGCGGGCCCTGACCGGCCTGCTGCTCGGCATGTTCGTCTCGATGATCGCCAACACGGTGGTCTCCACCTCCATGCCGGTCATCATCAGCGACATCGGCGGCGATCAGAACGCCTACACCTGGGTCGTCACGGCGGCGCTGCTGGCCACCGCGATCTCGACGCCCGTCTGGGGCAAGCTCGCCGACCTCGTGGACCGCAAGGTCCTCTTCCAGCTCGCCCTCGTGATCTTCGTGAGCGCCTCCGCGGCGGCCGGCTTCACCGACGACCCGACGTTCCTCATCGCGTGCCGCGCCGTGCAGGGCCTCGGCGGCGGCGGCCTGGCCGCCCTCAGCCAGGTCATCATGGCGGACATCATCAGCCCCCGGGAGCGCGGCCGCTACATGGGCCTGTTCGGCGCCGTCATGGCCGTCGCCACCGTGGGCGGCCCGCTCGCCGGCGGCCTCATCACGGATGCGTGGGGATGGCGCTGGAACTTCTTCGTGGCCGTGCCCTTCGCGGTCGTCGCGCTGATCATGGTCCAGCGCACGCTCCACCTGCCGCCGCGCGAGCCGCGCAAGGTCTCGATCGACTACGTCGGCATCGTGCTGCTGGCGGCCGCCACCGCACTGCTGCTCATCTGGGTCACCAATGCGGGCCACCAGTTCGAGTGGGCCAGCGCCACCACCGCGTGGATGATGGGCGGCGCCGTGCTCGCCGCGGTGCTCTTCGTGGTGACCGAGCTCAGGGTGTCCGAGCCGCTCATCCCGCTCACGCTCTTCCAGGACCGCACGTTCACCCTGGCCACCATCGCGTCGATCGCCACGGGCCTCGCGATGTTCGGCGCGTCCGTCTACCTCGCCCAGTACATGCAGCTCGCACGCGGCGCCTCCCCGACGCAGGCCGGTCTCATGACCATCCCCATGATCGCGGGCCTGCTCCTCTCCTCCACCGTGGTGGGCGGCATCATCACCCGCACCGGGGTGTGGAAGCGATGGCTCATCCTCGGCGCGGTCCTGCTGATCGCCGGGTCCGCCCTGCTGGGCACGCTCCACTACGACACCCCGTTCTGGCTGGTGTCCGTCCACATGTTCCTGCTCGGCGCGGGCGTGGGCATGACCATGCAGAACCTCGTGCTCGTGGTCCAGAACACCACGGACCCCCGCCAGATGGGCGTCGCCAGCTCCGGCGTGACCTTCTTCCGCTCCCTCGGCGGCAGCATCGGCGTCGCGGTGATGGGCGCCGTGGTGGCGAACGTGGTGCCCCGACAGATCGAGGAGCGTCGCGCGGACATCGGGGCCGCCGTGCAGGGTCTCGGCCCCGTGGGCGCCGAGTGGGCTCGACGCCTCCAGGCAGGCGGCCTGCCGCGCGTCGCCGAGATGCCCGAGGCCCTGCGCGTGATCTTCGAGGACGTCTACGCCACCGGCATCTCCCAGGCGTTCCTCGTGGGCGTGCCGCTGGCCGTGGTCGCGCTCGTCGCCATCCTGTTCCTCCCCGACATCCCGCTGGGGCGCATGACCACGTCCGAGCGCATCGACGCCTCCCGCGCGGACCTCGCCACCCACGGCGCCGCGGACGCGATGCAGGAGGTGACCGCCGCGGGCTCCCCCGCACCCGCCCGGGAGCGGGACGTGCAGGTCCCGGCGCAGCCGGCTCCGGCGGCGGTCCCTGTGCGGACCTCCTCCGCGATCCGGATGCGTCCGATTCCCGGCCGCCCGACCTGGCTCCGGGTCGGCGCCTCCCTGAGCGCCGCCGTCCTCGCCGCCGGGGTGGTGCACGGTCTCGCCGCTGCGGGGCGGTCCCGCCGTGGCTGAGCCGACTCCGCACACCGAGCCCACGGACGAGCTGGCGGCGGCGGCCGGGGAGCTCGAGGACGCCTTCGGACGGCTGATGGTCCACCACCGCCGCACGGTGCAGCGCCAGGCCGAGGCCGTGAGCCCGGGTCTCCCGCCGGCCGCCATGAAGGCGTTCCTGACCGTCTGCCGCCAGGGGCGGACGACCCCCTCGGCCCTGGCGGACCACCTCCTGATGGACCGCGGCCAGGTCTCGCGCACGGTGGGCGAACTGGAGGGGCTGGGCCTGGTGAGCCGCTCCCCCGATCCCGAGGACCGGCGTCAGACCCTGGTCACGCCCACCGAGGAGGGCCTCGCCCGGCTCGACCGGGCGCGCGGCGGCGCCCCCGGAGAGGAACTGCGCCGCGCGCTCGCCGGCTGGGAGCCGGACGAGGTGCGCATGCTCGCCACCCTGCTGCACCGGTTCGTGGCGGGCTGGGGGGACGAGCCGCCGGTCACCAGATGAGGACGCGCTCCTCCGGCGCCAGCCACATGCCGTCCCCCTCCCGGGTGCCGTACGCCGCGTGGAAGGCGTCCAGGTTCCTGGCCACCTGGTTGCAGCGGAACTCGTTGGGCGAGTGCGGGTCCGAGGCGATCCGGGTGACCATGGCCTCCGGGCGCGTCAGCTGCCGCCACACGGCGGCCCACGCGGCGAAGAACTGGCGGTCCCCCGCCGCCTCGTCGTCGCCCGGCGTGCCCTGCTCCTCGCGCCAGATCTCCAGGGCGCGGTACGCGATGCCCAGCCCGCCGAGGTCGCCGATGTTCTCCCCGAGGGTGAACTCCCCGTTCACGCTGCGGTCCGGCGCCTCCGCGGGGGACAGCGCGGAGTACTGCGCCACCAGCCGGCCCGTGCGCTCCGCGAATGCCTGCCGGTCCTCGTCCGTCCACCAGTCGGCCAGCCGGCCCGAGCCGTCGTAGCGCGCCCCCTGGTCGTCGAACCCGTGGCCGATCTCATGGCCGATCACGGCGCCGATGCCGCCGAGGTTCGAGGCCATCGAGCGCTCCGGGTCGAAGAACGGCGGCTGGAGGATGGCCGCCGGGAAGACGATCGCGTTCTCCAGGGGCGAGTAGTAGGCGTTCACGGTCTGCGGCGTCATGTGCCACTCGTCCGGGTCCGGGCCCTGCTCGATCTTCGCCAGGTCCCGGTCCCACTCGAAGCGGGCGACGGCGCGCGCGTTCTCCACGAGCTCCCCGGGGGTCACCTCGAGGGCGGAGTAGTCCCGCCAGGCCTTCGGGTGGCCCACCATGGGCCGGAACATGGCGAGCTTCTCCAGCGCGCGCTGGCGCGTCTCCTCGCCCATCCAGTCCAGGGACTCGATGGAGCGCCGGTACGCCTCCAGCAGGAGGCTCACCAGCTCGTCCATGGCCTCCCGGTGCCCCTGCGGG
This Micrococcus flavus DNA region includes the following protein-coding sequences:
- a CDS encoding 2-hydroxyacid dehydrogenase; the encoded protein is MMTPIAENGMELLRRAGEVVSGEDVGGGDALADLVASGDYDVVVSALDQKFTAEVLAGARIRGIANYAVGYNNVDVEAATRAGIAVGNTPDVLTDATADIAMLLLLGVARRAVEGERMMREGRFEGWSWDLLVGKDVRGAVLGVAGFGRIGRAVAERALAFGMEVVFAPRPPAHREVSDEELGDLAGRVRQVTWEEMVEQADYLSLHVPLTEDTRHLVDADVIARMKDDAVIVNTARGPVVDEAALVTALREGRLGGAGFDVYEDEPAMAEGLAELSNVMLLPHLGSATEGTRAAMAELTARNAIGMATGGEIPALVNPAVREG
- a CDS encoding MDR family MFS transporter, which encodes MPPPAPAAPAAALSLDWAEADAARHRAVLRALTGLLLGMFVSMIANTVVSTSMPVIISDIGGDQNAYTWVVTAALLATAISTPVWGKLADLVDRKVLFQLALVIFVSASAAAGFTDDPTFLIACRAVQGLGGGGLAALSQVIMADIISPRERGRYMGLFGAVMAVATVGGPLAGGLITDAWGWRWNFFVAVPFAVVALIMVQRTLHLPPREPRKVSIDYVGIVLLAAATALLLIWVTNAGHQFEWASATTAWMMGGAVLAAVLFVVTELRVSEPLIPLTLFQDRTFTLATIASIATGLAMFGASVYLAQYMQLARGASPTQAGLMTIPMIAGLLLSSTVVGGIITRTGVWKRWLILGAVLLIAGSALLGTLHYDTPFWLVSVHMFLLGAGVGMTMQNLVLVVQNTTDPRQMGVASSGVTFFRSLGGSIGVAVMGAVVANVVPRQIEERRADIGAAVQGLGPVGAEWARRLQAGGLPRVAEMPEALRVIFEDVYATGISQAFLVGVPLAVVALVAILFLPDIPLGRMTTSERIDASRADLATHGAADAMQEVTAAGSPAPARERDVQVPAQPAPAAVPVRTSSAIRMRPIPGRPTWLRVGASLSAAVLAAGVVHGLAAAGRSRRG
- a CDS encoding MarR family winged helix-turn-helix transcriptional regulator: MAEPTPHTEPTDELAAAAGELEDAFGRLMVHHRRTVQRQAEAVSPGLPPAAMKAFLTVCRQGRTTPSALADHLLMDRGQVSRTVGELEGLGLVSRSPDPEDRRQTLVTPTEEGLARLDRARGGAPGEELRRALAGWEPDEVRMLATLLHRFVAGWGDEPPVTR